A single Rhopalosiphum padi isolate XX-2018 chromosome 4, ASM2088224v1, whole genome shotgun sequence DNA region contains:
- the LOC132928254 gene encoding uncharacterized protein LOC132928254, whose translation MSEPNRAPVDFFIKMHSALMVKNYSTALNYCNTILSYEQTNETMMTFHELLTKKINMMDEKSSTDTSCSESSSSESENNVM comes from the exons ATGTCTGAACCCAATAGAGCACCAGTGGATTTCttcataaaa atgCATAGTGCATTGATGGTTAAGAATTATAGTACTGCATTGAATTACTGcaatacaa ttttgAGTTATGAACAGACAAATGAGACAATGATGACATTTCACGAactacttacaaaaaaaataaacatga tgGATGAGAAATCTAGTACAGATACAAGTTGCAGTGAGTCTAGCTCATCGGAAAGTGAGAACAATgtaatgtga
- the LOC132930050 gene encoding uncharacterized protein LOC132930050: MRRAFGNVILIYIFKVFELQKKWKSFRDSFRRKYITKSGQASKKSTPYIYANILGFLTPTMQNRMTESNVGQSVDEASDEQEGETEDVGLIVGKNISVEEIMDDIDVENQQPKKKNPDDDSSIKFWILVVENIRKQETDTRRPGKIFFTVLTPSNQVVNRRPKINGVY, translated from the exons ATGAGACGCGCGTTcggtaatgttatattaatttacatttttaaagtctTTGAACTCCAAAAGAAATGGAAATCATTTCGAGATAGTTTCCGCCGTAAATACATTACAAAATCTGGACAAGCATCTAAAAAATCAACTCCTTAtatatatgcaaatatattaGGATTTTTAACACCAACTATGCAAAATCGAAT GACCGAAAGTAATGTAGGACAGAGTGTTGACGAGGCATCTGATGAACAGGAAGGAGAAACCGAAGACGTGGGTTTAATTGTAGGAAAAAATATAAgtgttgaagaaataatggaCGACATCGATGTGGAGAATCAAcagcccaaaaaaaaaaaccctgaTGACGACTCCTCCATCAAATTTTGGATCCTCGTTGTTGAAAATATTAGAAAACAGGAAACAGACACCAGAAGACccggaaaaatattttttactgtccTTACTCCCTCAAATCAAGTTGTTAACCGAAGACCAAAAATCAATGGTGTATATTGA